Proteins encoded by one window of Cloeon dipterum chromosome 2, ieCloDipt1.1, whole genome shotgun sequence:
- the LOC135935619 gene encoding uncharacterized protein LOC135935619: MEQVLCKYCNNPLEEMCCTYCRTAYVFYKNNNPKDAPGLLKFIAGDLSILAESKAGFCLICNELMNPDEIYKHADVGHSEMVMRPFFFFDIDGVESAIPAGVDVDHLIICPDCHNVVLKFMLTHHECPIVSSNTKGQDMPGMPDEAAGPDPSMKTLPPSDQRSVDLGPKNGPKRPGHAINVTEERKKEEDTFRFRNTQAFEYGFDFLFNQQLTLRTDEEVAKVHKWPLKKLKEGEEKETKQ, encoded by the exons atggAGCAGGTGTTATGCAAATATTGCAATAATCCCCTTGAAGAAATGTGCTGCACTTACTGCAGAACAGCTTATgtcttttataaaaacaataatccCAAAGATGCGCCTGGATTGCTCAAGTTCATCGCAG GGGATCTCTCAATTCTGGCTGAAAGTAAAGCAGGATTCTGTTTGATTTGCAACGAGCTGATGAACCCTGACGAAATTTACAAACACGCAGATGTAGGGCACTCAGAAATGGTAATGAGACCCTTCTTCTTTTTCGACATAGACGGTGTGGAATCAGCAATCCCTGCTGGGGTAGACGTAGACCATTTAATTATATGTCCGGATTGCCATAATGTGGTGCTAAAATTCATGCTCACTCACCACGAGTGTCCGATTGTTTCATCTAATACAAAGGGTCAAGACATGCCAGGAATGCCTGATGAGGCCGCAG GTCCAGATCCCAGCATGAAGACATTACCTCCTTCAGATCAAAGGTCAGTTGACTTGGGCCCAAAAAATGGGCCAAAAAGACCCGGTCACGCGATCAATGTGActgaagagagaaagaaagaggagGACACATTCAGATTCAGAAATACTCAGGCTTTCGAGTACGGGTTTGATTTCCTTTTCAACCAACAGCTGACGTTGAGAACAGACGAGGAAGTGGCCAAGGTTCACAAATGGCCATTGAAAAAACTCAAAGAAGGCGAGGAAAAAGAGACCAAGCAATGA